GACGCCATTGCCGAGCGAGCGGCGCGCCTGTGTGATGCCTCGAACGTGACCATCATTCTCAGCGACGGTGAAGCTCTTCGCATGGAGGCTCACTACGGACCGCTCGCCAGGCAAATCGGAACAAAGCTGCCGATCGATCGCAGAACCGTCTCAGGGCGAGCGTTCATCGAGGGGCATCCGCTTCACGTGGATGACCTGTCGGAAACGGCCGACTTCCCTCTGGGCAGGCAGATGGCTGCGCGCCTCGGGATTCGGTCATTCCTCGCAGTTCCGCTTGTTCGAGAGGCCGTGCCGATTGGCCTGATAACGATGCAGCGAACAGAGATCCGCCCCTTTTCAGAAAAGCAGATCGAGCTGCTGAAGACCTTCGCCGACCAGGCCGTCATCGCCATCGAGAACGTGCGGCTCTTTACCGAGCTGCAGCAGAAGAACGAGGCGCTCACTCAGGCGCACGCCCAAGTCAGCGAATCCCTCGAGCAGCAGACGGCGACGAGCGAGATCCTGGGCGTTATCTCGAGCTCCCCCAGCGATCTGGCTCCGGTGTTTGACACCATCCTTGAGAGCGCCCTGCGTCTCTGCGACGCCGACCTCGGTCTCCTCTTTCTCTACGACAGCGACGGGTTCCGGCTGGCGGCGGAGCGTGGCGCAACGCCCGCCTTCGTCGAGTATCTGCGTGTCCGACGCCACCCTGGTCCGCGCACCGGCCTCGGCCGGCTCCTTATTGAGAAGAGCCCCGTCCAGATCGAAGACTTGATCCAGGACATCGCGTATCAGGAGCAGGACCCCCTTCGCGTGGAGAGCGTCAAGCTCGGGGGTGTGCGCACATGGCTCGGGGTGCCGATGCTGAAGGAGAGCAGTGTGATCGGGGCGATCGCGATTTATAGGCGGGAGGTCCGCCGGTTTGCCGACAAGCAGGGAGACCTGCTGATGACCTTCGCCAACCAGGCGGTGATCGCCATCGAGAACGTCCGCCTCTTCAAGGAGCTGGAGGCGCGTAATCGCGACCTCACCGAGGCCCTCGAGCAGCAGACGGCGACGGCTGAGATCTTGCGCGTCATCAGCCGGTCGCAGACCGACGTCCAGCCGGTCTTCGATACGATCGTCAGAAGCGCCGTGAGGTTGTGCGACGGGATCTTCAGCACGCTCTTTCAGTTCGACGGCGAGATGCTCCATCTCGTTGCCGCACACAACCTCACCCCCGAAGCTCTCACGGCGCTGCATCGCCTATATCCGGGACGCCCAGCCCGGGCCCTTGTGGCAGGGCGGGCGATCCTCGAGCGCGCGGTGATCCACATTCCCGATGCCGAACTCGAACCGGACTCCCGGCAGCGAGACATTGCCCGTGCAGTCGGCTGGCGAAGCGCCCTCATTGTCCCAATGCTGCGACAGGGCGCCCCCATGGGCGTGATCACGGCGGCGCGTGCCGAGCCCGGACCGTTCTCGGACAGCGAGATCGGGCTGCTCAAGACCTTCGCCGACCAGGCCGTCATCGCCATCGAGAACGTGCGCCTCTTCAAGGAGCTCCAGGCGCGGACGGGCGAGCTGACCCAGTCGGTCGAGCAGTTGACCGCGCTGGGCGAGGTCAGCCGGGCCGTGAGCTCGACGCTGGACGTCGAGACGGTGCTCGACACGATCGTCTCGCGTGCCAGCCAGCTGGCAGGCGGTGCCGGCTGCTCGATCTTCGAGTACGACGAGGCGGCCGAGCAGTTCGAGCTGCGCGCCGCCCACCACGACGACCCGGAGTTCGTCGAGGCCCTCCGGGCGGCACCCCTCCGGAAGGGCGAAGGGCTCACGGGGCGCGCGGCCGAGATGCGCGAGCCTATCCAGATCCCCGACATCACCCAGCCTGGGGCCTACCAGAGCAGTGTGCGGGACACCCTCGTCCGGTTCGGTTACCGGGCGCTCCTCTCGGTGCCCTTGCTCCGTGAGGACCAGATCATCGGCAGCCTGTCGTTCAACCGGAAGGCGCCGGGTGAGTTTCCCCCGGAGGTCGTGGACGTCCTGAAGACCTTCGCCACCCAGTCCGCCCTGGCCATTCAGAACGCCCGGCTCTTCCGGGAGATCGCGGACAAGAGCGCCCAGCTCGAGGCGGCCAGCCGGCACAAGTCGGAGTTTCTCGCCAACATGTCGCACGAGCTGCGCACGCCGCTGAACGCCATCATCGGGTTCTCGGAGATCCTGGCCGAGAAGATGTTCGGGGACATCAACGAGAAGCAGACGGAATACCT
This sequence is a window from Candidatus Methylomirabilota bacterium. Protein-coding genes within it:
- a CDS encoding GAF domain-containing protein, with product MSSSLAQLQPVLDAIAERAARLCDASNVTIILSDGEALRMEAHYGPLARQIGTKLPIDRRTVSGRAFIEGHPLHVDDLSETADFPLGRQMAARLGIRSFLAVPLVREAVPIGLITMQRTEIRPFSEKQIELLKTFADQAVIAIENVRLFTELQQKNEALTQAHAQVSESLEQQTATSEILGVISSSPSDLAPVFDTILESALRLCDADLGLLFLYDSDGFRLAAERGATPAFVEYLRVRRHPGPRTGLGRLLIEKSPVQIEDLIQDIAYQEQDPLRVESVKLGGVRTWLGVPMLKESSVIGAIAIYRREVRRFADKQGDLLMTFANQAVIAIENVRLFKELEARNRDLTEALEQQTATAEILRVISRSQTDVQPVFDTIVRSAVRLCDGIFSTLFQFDGEMLHLVAAHNLTPEALTALHRLYPGRPARALVAGRAILERAVIHIPDAELEPDSRQRDIARAVGWRSALIVPMLRQGAPMGVITAARAEPGPFSDSEIGLLKTFADQAVIAIENVRLFKELQARTGELTQSVEQLTALGEVSRAVSSTLDVETVLDTIVSRASQLAGGAGCSIFEYDEAAEQFELRAAHHDDPEFVEALRAAPLRKGEGLTGRAAEMREPIQIPDITQPGAYQSSVRDTLVRFGYRALLSVPLLREDQIIGSLSFNRKAPGEFPPEVVDVLKTFATQSALAIQNARLFREIADKSAQLEAASRHKSEFLANMSHELRTPLNAIIGFSEILAEKMFGDINEKQTEYLQDILESGRHLLSLINDILDLSKIEAGRMELEWAEFNLPNALENALILVRERASRRGIRLGHTIDERLGAIGGDERKVKQVLLNLLSNALKFTPEGGRVDVRADLNNDVAEVSVTDTGVGIAPADQDAVFEEFRQVGTADKKAEGTGLGLALSRKFIELHGGKIWVKSQVGTGSTFIFTLPVRREE